From one Halothece sp. PCC 7418 genomic stretch:
- a CDS encoding DUF2157 domain-containing protein produces the protein MTSEKFRQQLKKEAETWEAEGLIDSSVFQQLAQRYQFQTLETDSQSRFVVILFAVGGILLGLGVITLVAANWQGWSKGLRVALLLTLFIGVNSAGYWGWQSSQPKWQRLGKGLLLLGALILGANLGLMSQMFHQSGAIYELYLVWGIGVLAMAYGLQFTWLAIFAIALIGLGYWWGLPSIFDPAASGNASLLMRYMPLVAIALYIPLAEFCRSRWVLIWGVVAVVSALEVSVIQELSLIDSSLLVGGMLTGAIALPPLLLWAYYPLRSDIRLQFHNVTSRLSVLFLGGVCYFFSFHYIWEDATVNRTNEVAMQHPAALVQLLIFASLTVYYWWRLGNQSHRPWRLRVDSTLFAGTTLFTGFVAGGAVAGLPFLNLIWLPTVIYNLILFFLAIALIKQGLNQGIRLNFWAGLLFLSLQIFSRMLEYQTDLLLKSIIFFLCGLAIVIAGLWFEGYLRQE, from the coding sequence ATGACTTCCGAGAAGTTTCGTCAACAATTAAAAAAAGAAGCAGAAACATGGGAAGCAGAGGGGTTAATTGACTCCTCTGTTTTTCAACAATTAGCGCAACGTTATCAATTCCAGACTTTAGAAACAGATAGTCAAAGTCGTTTTGTTGTCATTTTATTTGCTGTCGGTGGAATTTTACTCGGCTTAGGTGTGATCACATTAGTGGCAGCAAACTGGCAAGGGTGGTCAAAAGGGCTGCGGGTAGCGTTACTCTTAACGCTGTTTATTGGGGTGAATAGTGCGGGCTATTGGGGATGGCAGTCATCGCAACCAAAATGGCAACGATTGGGAAAGGGACTCCTTTTATTAGGGGCGTTGATTCTGGGGGCAAATTTAGGCTTAATGTCGCAAATGTTCCATCAAAGTGGGGCAATTTATGAACTGTATCTAGTTTGGGGAATTGGCGTTTTGGCGATGGCTTATGGCTTGCAGTTCACTTGGCTTGCTATTTTCGCGATCGCGCTGATTGGACTGGGCTACTGGTGGGGCTTACCCAGCATTTTTGATCCTGCTGCAAGTGGCAATGCGTCCCTATTAATGCGATATATGCCTCTAGTGGCGATCGCGCTTTACATCCCCCTCGCAGAATTTTGTCGGTCACGATGGGTTTTGATTTGGGGAGTGGTCGCAGTTGTTTCGGCGTTAGAAGTGAGCGTAATCCAAGAGTTATCTTTGATTGATTCTTCATTACTGGTGGGAGGAATGCTTACAGGCGCGATCGCGCTTCCTCCTTTATTATTATGGGCATATTATCCCCTCCGATCAGACATCCGCTTACAATTTCACAATGTTACTTCTCGTCTCTCTGTTTTATTTCTTGGGGGAGTCTGTTACTTCTTTTCCTTTCACTATATCTGGGAGGACGCAACAGTTAACCGCACTAATGAAGTCGCAATGCAACATCCCGCAGCGTTAGTACAACTGCTGATTTTTGCCAGTCTTACGGTTTATTATTGGTGGCGTTTGGGGAATCAAAGCCATCGACCATGGCGTTTAAGAGTTGACAGTACCCTATTTGCGGGGACAACCCTTTTCACGGGATTCGTGGCGGGTGGCGCAGTGGCTGGCTTGCCTTTTCTTAATCTGATCTGGTTACCCACTGTTATTTATAATCTGATTCTCTTTTTCCTCGCGATCGCGCTGATTAAACAAGGACTCAATCAAGGGATTCGACTGAACTTTTGGGCGGGTTTATTATTTCTCAGCCTCCAAATCTTCTCCCGAATGTTGGAGTATCAAACCGATTTACTCTTAAAGTCGATTATCTTTTTCCTCTGTGGTCTTGCCATTGTCATCGCTGGCTTATGGTTTGAAGGTTATTTGCGACAGGAATGA